The following coding sequences are from one Verrucosispora sp. WMMD573 window:
- a CDS encoding alpha/beta hydrolase: protein MRPIVLVHGFWVTPRSWEHWITHYESKGHQVVAPAYPGFEVEVEALNADPTPIAQVTVPQIIAHLEEVVRGLPEPPIIIGHSAGGAFTQILLDHGLGAAGVALNSAPTEGVRVVPLSQVKSTFPVLRNPANRHKAVGLTLDQWKYAFTNTFADEESRALYERYHIPAPGGIVWGGVLANFQPGHQDTWVDYQNDDRAPLLFVSGGADHIMPPAVQKSNAEHYTSDTVTERREYPGYAHLLPAQQGWERIADEVLDWAVRHAA, encoded by the coding sequence ATGAGACCGATCGTCCTGGTGCACGGCTTCTGGGTGACACCCCGCAGCTGGGAGCACTGGATCACCCACTACGAGAGCAAGGGCCACCAGGTGGTGGCTCCCGCGTACCCGGGGTTCGAGGTCGAGGTGGAGGCGCTCAACGCCGACCCGACCCCGATCGCACAGGTGACGGTTCCACAGATCATCGCCCACCTCGAAGAGGTCGTGCGGGGGCTGCCGGAGCCTCCGATCATCATCGGTCACTCCGCCGGCGGCGCCTTCACCCAGATCCTGCTCGACCATGGTCTCGGCGCGGCTGGAGTGGCGCTCAACTCGGCACCCACGGAGGGTGTACGCGTGGTCCCCCTGTCCCAGGTCAAGTCCACGTTCCCAGTGCTCAGAAACCCTGCCAACCGGCACAAGGCGGTCGGCCTGACCCTCGACCAGTGGAAGTACGCGTTCACCAACACGTTCGCCGACGAGGAGTCGCGGGCGCTCTACGAGCGCTACCACATTCCCGCCCCCGGCGGCATCGTGTGGGGCGGCGTCCTGGCCAACTTCCAGCCCGGTCACCAGGACACCTGGGTCGACTACCAGAACGATGACCGCGCGCCGCTGCTGTTCGTGTCCGGCGGCGCCGACCACATCATGCCGCCCGCCGTGCAGAAATCGAACGCGGAGCACTACACCTCCGACACCGTCACCGAACGCCGCGAGTACCCGGGCTACGCCCACCTGCTGCCGGCCCAGCAGGGATGGGAGCGGATCGCGGACGAGGTGCTCGACTGGGCCGTACGGCACGCGGCGTGA
- a CDS encoding MBL fold metallo-hydrolase: protein MTDVRITHVGGPTVLIEVDGWQLLTDPTFDAPGRTYRFGWGTASRKLTGPALAAESLGDLDAVLLTHDHHADNLDDTGRVLSRAAGRVVTTVAGGRRLGAAATGLAPWQHTTLTAPGRPTIEVIATPCRHGPPLSRPVVGEVTGFVLRWPGQRHGPLWITGDTVLYDGVRQVADRFAIGTVVLHLGAVRFGLTGPLRYTMTAAEGAELCGLLKAHTVLPVHYEGWGHFREGRPAIEAAFAAAPSPVRESLHWLTPGTATTVTI, encoded by the coding sequence GTGACCGACGTACGGATCACGCACGTCGGCGGCCCGACCGTGCTGATCGAGGTCGACGGTTGGCAGTTGCTCACCGACCCGACCTTCGACGCGCCCGGTCGTACCTACCGGTTCGGCTGGGGTACCGCCTCGCGTAAGCTCACCGGCCCGGCGTTGGCCGCCGAGTCGCTCGGCGACCTCGACGCGGTGCTGCTGACCCACGACCACCACGCCGACAACCTCGACGACACCGGCCGGGTCCTGTCACGGGCGGCGGGCCGGGTCGTCACCACCGTGGCCGGCGGCCGGCGACTCGGTGCCGCCGCCACCGGCCTGGCACCGTGGCAGCACACCACGCTGACCGCGCCCGGCCGCCCGACCATCGAGGTCATCGCGACTCCGTGCCGGCACGGCCCGCCGCTGAGCCGGCCCGTCGTCGGCGAGGTGACCGGGTTCGTGCTGCGTTGGCCCGGCCAGCGGCACGGTCCCCTCTGGATCACCGGCGACACCGTGCTCTACGACGGAGTCCGTCAGGTCGCCGACCGGTTCGCCATCGGCACCGTGGTGCTGCACCTCGGGGCGGTGCGGTTCGGCCTCACCGGGCCGCTGCGCTACACGATGACCGCCGCCGAGGGCGCCGAACTGTGCGGGCTGCTCAAGGCCCACACGGTGCTGCCCGTGCACTACGAGGGCTGGGGGCACTTCCGCGAGGGCCGACCGGCAATCGAGGCCGCCTTCGCCGCCGCGCCGTCCCCGGTCCGGGAGAGCCTGCACTGGCTCACCCCCGGCACGGCCACCACCGTCACGATTTGA
- a CDS encoding class I SAM-dependent methyltransferase, whose protein sequence is MNSPAQRTTAETPTAKQRRVWNRSAPSYDKQIAFFERVQFAGGREWLGVRARGRVLEVAIGTGRNLPYYPADVTVVGVELSRAMLDIARRRAADLGRAVDLREGDAEALPFTAASFDTVVCALSLCSIPHPAQAIDEMKRVLVPGGRLLLLDHIGSTWPPVHAAQWLLERLTVRSAGEHLTRRQLPLVRATGFTIVEAERLKAGTVERVHAVKPD, encoded by the coding sequence ATGAACAGCCCCGCCCAGCGGACGACCGCCGAGACGCCGACCGCGAAACAGCGACGCGTGTGGAACAGGTCCGCACCCAGCTACGACAAGCAGATCGCGTTCTTCGAGCGGGTCCAGTTCGCTGGTGGCCGCGAATGGCTGGGGGTCCGCGCGCGTGGTCGGGTGTTGGAGGTCGCCATCGGCACCGGTCGGAACCTGCCGTACTACCCCGCCGACGTGACCGTGGTGGGCGTCGAACTGAGCCGGGCGATGCTGGACATCGCGCGGCGACGCGCCGCAGACCTCGGCCGCGCGGTCGACCTGCGCGAGGGCGACGCGGAGGCGTTACCTTTCACCGCCGCGTCGTTCGACACCGTGGTCTGCGCGCTCTCACTCTGCAGCATCCCGCACCCGGCGCAAGCGATCGACGAGATGAAGCGCGTCCTCGTGCCCGGCGGCCGGCTGCTCCTGCTGGACCACATCGGTAGCACGTGGCCACCGGTTCACGCCGCGCAGTGGCTCCTTGAACGGCTGACGGTTCGTTCGGCCGGCGAGCACCTCACCCGCCGTCAGTTGCCACTGGTGCGGGCTACGGGGTTCACGATCGTCGAGGCCGAGCGGTTGAAGGCCGGCACCGTCGAGCGCGTGCACGCGGTCAAGCCCGACTGA
- a CDS encoding S1 family peptidase — translation MRRVLTFAAAAILLPVGAIAVAVTPAAAAPTPTPDTATVAAASSEMLAAMQRDLDLTPTEARTRIARDDKGTRTDASLRRSLGSSYAGGWMTADGLVVAVTGKAAANRVKAAGARATIVERSGAELDRIKASLDRHAAKAPAGAVPGWYVDVTTNTVVVLASGDTAAAAKFVRTSRVDATAIRVVSTTEAPRLLYDVRGGDAYYMGGRCSVGFSVTGGFVTAGHCGRTGTATQGYNQVAQGTFRGSSFPGNDYGWVQTNSNWTPQPWVNNYSGGNVTVAGSTEAAVGAAVCRSGSTTGWRCGTIQAKNQTVNYAEGSVSGLTRTNACAEPGDSGGSWLSGQQAQGVTSGGSGNCSSGGTTYFQPVNEILSAYGLTLRTSGGGTPPPPTGCSGYEATYTGSISSGQSRYQPNGSYYYSSSSGTHRGCLDGPTGVDFDLYLQKWSGSAWVDVAGSYSPGPDESLTYNGTAGYYRFEVHAYSGSGSYSLGITNP, via the coding sequence ATGAGACGAGTTCTCACCTTCGCGGCAGCAGCGATCCTGCTGCCCGTCGGTGCCATCGCCGTCGCGGTAACCCCCGCCGCAGCGGCCCCGACGCCCACCCCCGACACCGCCACCGTGGCCGCCGCATCGTCGGAGATGCTCGCCGCGATGCAGCGTGACCTCGACCTGACCCCGACCGAGGCGCGCACCCGGATCGCCCGCGACGACAAGGGAACCAGGACGGACGCCAGTCTGCGCCGGTCCCTGGGTTCGTCGTACGCCGGTGGTTGGATGACCGCCGACGGCCTGGTCGTCGCCGTCACCGGCAAGGCCGCAGCCAACCGGGTAAAGGCCGCCGGCGCACGGGCGACGATCGTCGAGCGCAGCGGCGCCGAACTGGATCGGATCAAGGCGTCCCTGGACCGCCACGCCGCCAAGGCGCCGGCCGGCGCGGTTCCCGGGTGGTATGTCGACGTCACGACCAACACCGTCGTGGTCCTCGCCAGCGGTGACACCGCTGCGGCCGCAAAGTTCGTCCGTACGAGCCGCGTCGACGCCACCGCGATCCGGGTGGTCAGCACCACCGAGGCTCCTCGGCTGCTCTACGACGTCCGTGGCGGCGACGCCTACTACATGGGCGGGCGCTGCTCGGTCGGGTTCTCGGTGACCGGCGGCTTCGTCACCGCCGGGCACTGTGGCCGTACCGGCACCGCCACCCAGGGCTACAACCAGGTGGCCCAGGGCACCTTCCGTGGGTCGTCGTTCCCGGGCAACGACTACGGCTGGGTTCAGACCAACTCGAACTGGACGCCGCAGCCGTGGGTCAACAACTACTCCGGCGGCAACGTGACGGTCGCCGGCTCCACCGAGGCCGCCGTCGGCGCGGCCGTCTGCCGCTCCGGCTCGACCACCGGCTGGCGGTGCGGCACCATCCAGGCCAAGAACCAGACCGTCAACTACGCCGAGGGTTCGGTCAGCGGGCTGACCCGCACCAACGCCTGCGCCGAGCCGGGCGACTCGGGCGGGTCGTGGCTGTCCGGCCAGCAGGCCCAGGGCGTGACCTCGGGCGGCTCCGGTAACTGCTCCTCCGGCGGGACCACCTACTTCCAGCCAGTCAACGAGATTCTCTCGGCGTACGGCCTGACGCTGCGCACCAGTGGTGGCGGGACGCCGCCCCCGCCCACCGGGTGCAGTGGCTACGAGGCGACCTACACCGGCAGCATCTCCTCCGGCCAGAGCCGGTACCAGCCCAACGGCAGCTACTACTACTCGTCCTCCTCGGGCACCCACCGCGGCTGCCTGGACGGGCCGACCGGCGTGGACTTCGACCTCTACCTGCAGAAGTGGAGCGGGTCGGCCTGGGTCGACGTGGCCGGCTCCTACAGCCCCGGGCCGGACGAGTCGCTGACCTACAACGGCACGGCGGGCTACTACCGCTTCGAGGTGCACGCGTACAGCGGCTCCGGCAGCTACTCGCTGGGCATCACCAACCCCTGA
- a CDS encoding glycosyltransferase — protein sequence MSAAGAVSRRPILFASPSHPGQLNPLLTVAAEMSRRGEPDLWFSVDVDGRRRVEAAALGSPLRYLPGADQPVRIEGELYAAMAGRPRTTAGLAALARAVRTADATAQVYRRNLDHIERVGPRLMVIDVMNIGALDAATAAGVPYVLSVPYPISAAYLSRLPWDYPTPTSGLPRRLTGAQKLTNVLFRLRLHMALLRALTGPTWRRRANGMANASGDPAEYAAAAVAVFGYTVFGLEYPFPAPDHLRLLGAMVPEEPTPPEPGSDELTDWLDQQTSVVYACLGTLATLSAAQLDAFAEAFGRIGPEHQVLWKLPLRQRGALTRPLAANIRVEEWIPSQLAVLAHPRVRAFVCHGGANGFHEGVHFGQPMLITPFWLDCYDIAARAVDAGVGLALDQPPRVDPDEVTGKLRRLLSEDGFRQRSCHWGEQSRKTGGVGRAADLLRDLAGRDERPAGAVEHRWRGAVDPQPATGSSMGQGLVMPSE from the coding sequence GTGTCAGCAGCCGGGGCCGTGTCCCGCAGGCCGATCCTGTTTGCCAGCCCGTCCCATCCCGGACAGCTCAACCCGTTGCTGACCGTCGCCGCCGAGATGTCCCGCCGGGGCGAACCGGATCTGTGGTTCAGCGTCGACGTCGACGGCCGGCGCCGGGTCGAGGCGGCCGCGCTCGGCAGCCCGCTGCGATACCTGCCCGGTGCCGACCAGCCGGTGCGGATCGAGGGCGAGCTGTACGCGGCGATGGCCGGACGACCGCGTACCACCGCCGGCCTGGCGGCTCTCGCCCGGGCGGTGCGTACGGCCGACGCCACCGCTCAGGTCTACCGGCGCAATCTCGACCACATCGAGCGGGTCGGCCCCCGGCTGATGGTCATCGACGTGATGAACATCGGCGCACTCGACGCGGCGACCGCTGCGGGAGTGCCCTACGTGCTGAGCGTGCCGTATCCGATCAGCGCCGCCTATCTGAGCCGTCTGCCGTGGGACTACCCGACGCCGACCTCGGGGCTTCCGCGCCGGCTGACCGGGGCACAGAAGTTGACGAATGTGCTGTTCCGCCTACGGCTGCACATGGCGCTGCTGCGCGCGCTGACCGGGCCGACCTGGCGGCGCCGGGCCAACGGTATGGCCAACGCCTCCGGTGATCCCGCGGAGTACGCCGCCGCGGCGGTCGCCGTCTTCGGCTACACCGTGTTCGGGCTGGAGTACCCCTTTCCCGCGCCGGACCACCTGCGCCTGTTGGGCGCCATGGTGCCTGAGGAGCCCACGCCGCCCGAGCCTGGTAGCGACGAACTGACCGACTGGCTGGACCAGCAGACCAGCGTGGTGTACGCCTGCCTGGGTACCCTGGCCACTCTCTCCGCTGCCCAGCTCGACGCGTTCGCCGAAGCATTCGGCCGGATCGGTCCGGAACACCAGGTGCTGTGGAAACTGCCGCTCCGGCAACGGGGTGCGTTGACCAGGCCGCTGGCGGCGAACATCAGGGTCGAGGAGTGGATTCCGTCGCAACTGGCGGTGCTCGCTCACCCGCGCGTACGGGCCTTCGTCTGCCACGGCGGTGCGAACGGCTTCCACGAGGGCGTCCATTTCGGGCAGCCGATGCTGATCACCCCGTTCTGGCTGGACTGCTACGACATCGCCGCCCGGGCGGTCGACGCGGGTGTCGGGCTGGCCCTCGACCAACCACCCCGGGTGGACCCGGACGAGGTCACCGGCAAGCTGCGTCGGCTGCTGTCGGAGGACGGCTTCCGGCAGCGCAGCTGCCACTGGGGTGAGCAGAGTCGCAAGACGGGCGGGGTCGGCCGCGCCGCGGACCTGTTGCGCGACCTCGCCGGCCGCGACGAGCGGCCAGCGGGAGCTGTCGAACACCGGTGGCGGGGTGCGGTCGATCCGCAGCCCGCCACCGGGTCATCGATGGGTCAGGGGTTGGTGATGCCCAGCGAGTAG
- a CDS encoding cytochrome P450 — protein sequence MSGPGILLRWTARHGLLRLGIAAAARRGDTQARFFLDPVIRENPYPFYRQIRQTGALVRGRHMWSATRHDVVTEVLRRDAFSVHPATVPAPRTLAPLRRLSQRGMPIGPIDPPSMLVTDPPEHTRYRRLVVKVFTARAIEGLRSQVERHSADLLDELGRAAPRRGSVDLVAHYASLLPVTMIAEILGVPPQLRQSFLSWGSAMSPALDLGLSLGQFRRVEAGIRQLNTWLRGHFARLRADPGDDLLSQLVLQDSDGERLTEDELVALAGLLMAAGFETTVNLLGTGTALLLAHPEQLALLRVEPHRWPNAVEEILRYDSPVQTTARYCRTDTEVAGVRLRRGEVVVPMLGGANRDPAVFVDPDRFDVTRGNARDHLAFSSGAHYCLGANLARLEGEIGLRSLFERYPDLALDGVPRRRPTRVLRGYDHLPVRLEP from the coding sequence ATGTCCGGGCCTGGAATCCTCCTGCGGTGGACGGCGCGACACGGCCTGCTACGGCTCGGCATCGCCGCCGCCGCACGTCGGGGCGACACGCAGGCCCGCTTCTTTCTCGACCCGGTGATCCGCGAGAACCCGTACCCGTTCTATCGCCAGATCCGCCAGACCGGTGCCCTCGTACGTGGCCGCCACATGTGGAGTGCCACCCGGCACGACGTGGTCACCGAGGTGCTTCGCCGCGACGCGTTCAGTGTGCATCCCGCCACGGTTCCTGCACCCCGTACACTCGCGCCGCTGCGCCGGCTGAGCCAACGGGGGATGCCGATCGGGCCGATCGATCCGCCCTCGATGCTCGTCACCGACCCCCCGGAGCACACCCGCTACCGTCGCCTCGTCGTCAAGGTTTTCACCGCCCGGGCGATCGAGGGTCTGCGGTCCCAGGTCGAGCGGCACAGTGCCGACCTGCTCGACGAGCTGGGTCGGGCGGCCCCGCGGCGCGGGTCGGTGGACCTGGTCGCGCACTATGCCAGCCTGCTGCCGGTCACCATGATCGCGGAGATCCTCGGCGTGCCGCCACAACTGCGGCAAAGCTTTCTGAGCTGGGGCTCCGCCATGTCGCCGGCGCTGGATCTGGGGCTATCCCTCGGCCAGTTCCGGCGCGTCGAGGCGGGGATCCGGCAGCTCAACACCTGGCTGCGGGGACACTTCGCCCGCCTGCGCGCCGACCCCGGCGACGACCTGCTGAGCCAACTCGTGCTTCAGGACAGCGACGGTGAACGGTTGACCGAGGACGAACTGGTCGCCCTCGCCGGCCTGCTGATGGCTGCGGGCTTCGAGACGACCGTGAATCTCCTCGGCACCGGCACGGCGCTGCTGCTGGCCCACCCCGAGCAACTCGCCCTGCTGCGCGTCGAGCCGCACCGGTGGCCGAACGCGGTGGAGGAGATCCTGCGCTATGACTCCCCGGTTCAAACGACCGCCCGGTACTGCCGGACCGACACCGAGGTGGCCGGGGTGCGGCTACGCCGGGGCGAGGTCGTGGTGCCGATGTTGGGCGGTGCCAACCGGGACCCGGCTGTCTTCGTCGATCCGGACCGCTTCGACGTGACCCGGGGCAACGCGCGTGACCATCTCGCCTTCTCCAGCGGGGCGCACTACTGTCTCGGCGCCAACCTGGCCCGACTCGAAGGTGAGATCGGACTGCGCAGCCTGTTCGAGCGGTACCCCGACCTGGCGCTGGACGGCGTACCGCGACGCCGGCCGACCCGGGTGCTGCGTGGCTACGACCACCTGCCGGTACGCCTGGAGCCATGA